One region of Pseudomonas sp. ABC1 genomic DNA includes:
- the trpC gene encoding indole-3-glycerol phosphate synthase TrpC: protein MSIPTVLENILARKVEEVAARSARVGLAELERQAAAADPVRGFADALRERVQRREAAVIAEIKKASPSKGVLREHFDPVEIAIDYEHGGGACLSVLTDVDFFQGADSYLQQARAACKLPVIRKDFMIDPYQVIEARALGADCILLIAAALDDTRMAELADVAKAHGLDVLVEVHDGDELERALKLETPLLGINNRNLHTFEVSLDTTLELLPRIPRERLVVTESGILNRADVELMEINEVHAFLVGEAFMRASQPGQELQRLFFPERARHRTSTSQSDPD, encoded by the coding sequence ATGAGCATCCCTACCGTGCTGGAGAACATACTCGCGCGCAAGGTCGAGGAAGTGGCTGCGCGCAGCGCCAGGGTCGGGCTTGCCGAGCTGGAGCGGCAGGCGGCCGCTGCCGATCCGGTACGCGGCTTCGCCGATGCCCTGCGCGAACGTGTGCAACGCCGGGAAGCGGCGGTCATCGCCGAGATCAAGAAGGCATCGCCCAGCAAGGGGGTGCTGCGCGAGCATTTCGACCCGGTGGAAATCGCCATCGACTACGAGCATGGCGGCGGCGCCTGCCTGTCGGTGCTGACCGACGTGGACTTCTTCCAGGGCGCCGACAGCTATCTGCAACAGGCCCGTGCAGCCTGCAAGCTGCCGGTGATCCGCAAGGATTTCATGATCGACCCGTACCAGGTGATCGAGGCCCGCGCCCTGGGCGCCGACTGTATCCTGCTGATTGCCGCGGCGCTGGACGATACACGGATGGCCGAACTGGCCGATGTCGCCAAGGCACACGGACTGGATGTGCTGGTGGAGGTCCACGACGGCGATGAACTGGAGCGCGCGCTGAAACTGGAAACGCCGCTGCTGGGTATCAACAATCGCAACCTGCACACCTTCGAGGTCAGCCTGGACACCACCCTGGAACTGCTGCCACGCATCCCCCGCGAGCGCCTGGTGGTCACCGAGAGCGGCATTCTCAACCGCGCCGATGTCGAGCTGATGGAAATCAACGAAGTGCATGCCTTCCTGGTCGGTGAAGCCTTCATGCGTGCCAGCCAGCCTGGGCAGGAATTGCAGCGCCTGTTCTTCCCCGAGCGCGCCCGCCACCGAACCAGCACCAGCCAGAGCGATCCCGACTGA
- the trpD gene encoding anthranilate phosphoribosyltransferase, protein MDIKQALNRVASQLDLSTEEMSQVMRQIMTGQCTEAQIGAFLMGMRMKSETIDEIVGAAQVMRELAEPVQLPTEQLVDTCGTGGDGMGIFNVSTAASFVVAAAGGKVAKHGNRAVSGKSGSADLLEAAGVYLELTPEQIARSIDAVGVGFMFAPAHHNAVKYAAGPRRELGLRTLFNILGPLANPARVKHQVLGVFSQALCRPLAEVSARLGSTHVLVVHAQDGLDEISLAAPTHIAELRNGEISEYRIQPEDFGIKSQSLIGLDVEDAAASLALIRDALGRRKTENGQKAADMIILNAGAALYAADIASSLKQGVEMAHDALHTGLARDKLEELVSFTTIFRQENPQ, encoded by the coding sequence ATGGATATCAAGCAGGCCCTGAACCGTGTGGCCAGCCAGCTCGACCTGAGCACCGAGGAAATGTCGCAGGTCATGCGCCAGATCATGACCGGCCAGTGCACCGAGGCGCAGATCGGCGCCTTCCTGATGGGCATGCGCATGAAGAGCGAAACCATCGACGAGATCGTCGGTGCCGCGCAGGTCATGCGTGAACTGGCCGAGCCGGTGCAACTGCCGACCGAACAACTGGTCGACACCTGCGGCACCGGTGGCGATGGCATGGGCATCTTCAACGTATCGACCGCAGCCTCCTTCGTGGTCGCAGCGGCCGGCGGCAAGGTCGCCAAGCACGGCAACCGCGCGGTTTCCGGCAAGAGCGGCAGCGCCGATCTGCTGGAGGCGGCCGGGGTCTATCTGGAGCTGACGCCCGAGCAGATCGCCCGCAGCATCGACGCGGTGGGCGTAGGCTTCATGTTCGCCCCGGCGCACCACAACGCGGTCAAATACGCCGCTGGGCCACGCCGCGAACTCGGCTTGCGCACCCTGTTCAATATCCTCGGCCCCCTGGCCAACCCGGCACGGGTCAAGCATCAGGTACTCGGTGTATTCAGCCAGGCGCTGTGCCGTCCCCTAGCGGAAGTCTCCGCACGCCTCGGCAGCACCCATGTGCTGGTGGTCCACGCCCAGGACGGTCTGGATGAAATCAGCCTGGCCGCGCCGACCCATATCGCCGAGCTGCGCAATGGGGAAATCAGCGAATACCGCATCCAGCCAGAGGACTTCGGCATCAAGAGCCAGAGCCTGATCGGCCTGGATGTCGAGGACGCCGCCGCATCGCTGGCGCTGATCCGCGATGCGCTGGGGCGGCGCAAGACCGAAAACGGGCAGAAGGCCGCCGACATGATCATCCTCAACGCGGGCGCAGCGCTCTATGCGGCGGACATCGCCAGCAGCCTGAAACAGGGTGTGGAAATGGCGCATGACGCCCTGCATACCGGCCTGGCCCGCGACAAACTGGAAGAGCTGGTGTCCTTCACCACCATATTCAGGCAGGAGAACCCACAATGA
- a CDS encoding aminodeoxychorismate/anthranilate synthase component II: MLLMLDNYDSFTYNVVQYLGELGADVKVVRNDELTVAEVEALAPERIVVSPGPCTPSEAGISLELIRHFAGKLPILGVCLGHQSIGQAFGGDVVRARQAMHGKTSPVFHEDQGVFAGLNNPLRVTRYHSLVVKRETLPDCLEITAWTQHDDGAIDEIMGLRHRTLNIEGVQFHPESILSEQGHELFANFLKQTGGVR; the protein is encoded by the coding sequence ATGCTGCTGATGCTGGATAACTACGACTCCTTCACCTACAACGTGGTGCAGTACCTGGGCGAGCTGGGCGCGGACGTGAAGGTCGTGCGCAACGATGAATTGACCGTGGCCGAGGTCGAAGCCCTCGCCCCCGAACGCATCGTCGTCTCACCCGGCCCCTGCACCCCGAGCGAAGCGGGTATCTCGCTGGAACTGATCCGGCATTTTGCCGGCAAACTGCCTATTCTCGGCGTCTGCCTGGGCCATCAGAGTATCGGCCAGGCATTCGGCGGCGACGTCGTGCGCGCGCGCCAGGCCATGCATGGCAAGACCAGCCCGGTCTTCCATGAAGACCAGGGCGTGTTCGCCGGTCTCAACAACCCCTTGCGCGTGACCCGCTACCACTCGCTGGTGGTCAAGCGCGAAACCCTCCCCGACTGCCTGGAAATCACCGCCTGGACGCAGCACGATGACGGCGCCATTGACGAAATCATGGGGCTGCGACACAGGACGTTGAATATCGAAGGCGTGCAGTTCCACCCTGAATCGATCCTCTCCGAGCAGGGCCACGAGCTGTTCGCCAACTTTCTCAAGCAGACCGGAGGCGTACGCTGA
- the trpE gene encoding anthranilate synthase component I produces MTREEFLRLAAEGHNRIPLHFETLADFDTPLSLYLKLADAPNSYLLESVQGGEKWGRYSIIGLPCRTVLRVQGHQVEISEDGERRETHDVEDPLAFVEAFQQRYQVAPVDGLPRFNGGLVGYFGYDSVRYVERKLGDCPNPDPLGSPDILLMVSDAVVVFDNLAGKLHCIVLVDPSSEDAYENGLARLAQLRETLRQPTQPRSGLGFSAAPTSEPAFRSSFSREDFEASVARIKDYILAGDCMQVVISQRMSIPFEAAPIDLYRALRSSNPTPYMYFFNFGDFHVVGSSPEVLVRVEDGLVSVRPIAGTRPRGANEEQDLALERDLLSDHKELAEHLMLIDLGRNDVGRVAETGSVKVTEKMVIERYSNVMHIVSNVTGQLQAPLTAMDALRAILPAGTLSGAPKIRAMEIIDELEPVKRGVYGGAVGYLAWNGNMDTAIAIRTAVIKDGELHVQAGAGIVADSQPALEWEETLNKRRAMFRAVALAEHRDA; encoded by the coding sequence ATGACCCGCGAAGAATTCCTGCGCCTGGCCGCCGAAGGCCATAACCGTATCCCGTTGCATTTCGAAACCCTGGCTGACTTCGACACCCCGTTGTCGCTCTACCTGAAACTGGCCGACGCGCCGAATTCCTACCTGCTGGAATCGGTACAGGGCGGCGAGAAATGGGGGCGTTACTCGATCATCGGCCTGCCCTGCCGCACCGTGTTGCGAGTGCAGGGCCATCAGGTCGAGATCAGCGAAGACGGCGAACGGCGCGAAACCCATGACGTCGAGGACCCACTGGCCTTCGTCGAGGCGTTCCAGCAGCGCTACCAGGTCGCCCCGGTGGACGGCCTGCCGCGCTTCAATGGCGGGCTGGTGGGCTATTTCGGCTACGACAGTGTGCGCTACGTCGAGCGCAAGCTGGGCGACTGCCCCAATCCCGACCCGCTGGGCTCGCCGGACATCCTGCTGATGGTGTCCGACGCCGTGGTGGTATTCGACAACCTGGCCGGCAAGCTGCACTGCATCGTGCTGGTCGACCCCAGCAGCGAAGACGCCTACGAGAACGGCCTGGCGCGCCTGGCGCAGTTGCGCGAGACACTGCGCCAGCCGACCCAGCCCCGTTCGGGCCTGGGCTTCTCTGCCGCACCGACGAGCGAACCGGCCTTCCGCTCCAGTTTCAGCCGCGAGGACTTCGAAGCCTCGGTCGCCCGTATCAAGGATTACATCCTCGCCGGCGACTGCATGCAGGTGGTGATTTCCCAGCGCATGTCGATTCCCTTCGAGGCCGCGCCCATCGACCTGTACCGGGCGCTGCGCAGCTCAAACCCGACGCCCTACATGTACTTCTTCAACTTCGGTGACTTCCATGTGGTCGGCTCGTCGCCGGAAGTACTGGTGCGGGTCGAGGACGGCCTGGTCAGCGTGCGGCCGATCGCCGGCACCCGCCCGCGCGGGGCCAATGAAGAACAGGACCTGGCGCTGGAGCGCGACCTGCTCTCGGACCACAAGGAACTGGCAGAACACCTGATGCTGATCGACCTGGGCCGCAACGACGTCGGCCGCGTCGCCGAGACCGGCTCGGTAAAGGTGACGGAGAAGATGGTCATCGAGCGCTATTCCAACGTCATGCACATCGTTTCCAACGTCACCGGCCAGTTGCAGGCGCCGCTGACGGCGATGGACGCACTGCGGGCGATCCTGCCGGCCGGCACGCTGTCGGGCGCGCCGAAGATCCGCGCGATGGAAATCATCGACGAACTGGAGCCGGTCAAGCGCGGCGTCTACGGCGGCGCGGTGGGCTACCTGGCCTGGAACGGCAACATGGACACCGCCATCGCCATCCGTACCGCGGTGATCAAGGACGGCGAACTGCACGTCCAGGCCGGTGCCGGCATCGTCGCCGACTCGCAGCCCGCCCTCGAATGGGAAGAGACCCTGAACAAGCGCCGCGCGATGTTCCGCGCGGTGGCACTGGCCGAACACCGTGATGCGTGA
- a CDS encoding phosphoglycolate phosphatase, which produces MTLLHTLFGGELPRLVMFDLDGTLLDSVPDLAAAVDRMLEQLGRPPAGVECVRDWVGNGSQVLVRRALAGQLEHAAVDDDEATQALALFMATYADSHALTRVYPGVRECLDWLAARDIAMAVITNKPERFIAPLLAEKGLGDYFRWQVGGDTLPRCKPDPDGLLHVLHAAAVEPAQALFVGDSCNDVRAARAAGVRCVALSYGYNHGRPIAEENPARVLDDLRELVASSPTLR; this is translated from the coding sequence ATGACCCTTTTGCACACGCTGTTCGGCGGCGAGCTGCCGCGCCTGGTGATGTTCGACCTGGACGGCACCCTGCTGGATTCGGTGCCCGACCTGGCCGCCGCCGTCGACCGCATGCTGGAGCAGCTCGGTCGCCCGCCCGCTGGCGTGGAGTGCGTGCGTGACTGGGTCGGCAATGGCTCGCAGGTGCTGGTACGACGCGCCCTGGCCGGGCAACTCGAGCACGCGGCGGTCGACGATGACGAGGCAACGCAGGCTCTGGCACTGTTCATGGCCACCTATGCCGACAGCCACGCCCTGACCCGCGTCTACCCGGGCGTGCGCGAATGCCTGGACTGGCTCGCCGCCCGCGACATCGCCATGGCGGTCATCACCAACAAGCCCGAACGCTTCATCGCACCGCTGCTGGCGGAAAAGGGCCTGGGCGACTACTTCCGCTGGCAGGTCGGCGGCGACACCCTGCCCCGCTGCAAACCCGACCCGGATGGCCTGCTGCATGTACTGCACGCCGCTGCGGTGGAGCCGGCACAGGCGCTGTTCGTCGGCGACTCCTGCAACGACGTTCGTGCCGCCCGCGCGGCGGGTGTGCGTTGTGTGGCCCTGAGCTACGGCTACAACCATGGCCGCCCGATCGCCGAAGAAAACCCCGCACGTGTGTTGGACGACCTGCGCGAGCTGGTTGCGTCCTCTCCGACGCTGCGCTAG
- the rpe gene encoding ribulose-phosphate 3-epimerase — protein sequence MQPFAIAPSILSADFARLGEEVDKVLADGADIVHFDVMDNHYVPNLTIGPMVCTALRKYGITAPIDVHLMVSPVDRIIGDFLEAGASYITFHPEATQHIDRSLQLIKDGGAKAGLVFNPATSLDALKYVMDKIDMVLLMSVNPGFGGQKFIPGTLDKLREARALIDASGRDIRLEIDGGVNVQNIRAIAEAGADTFVAGSAIFNQPDYKAVIDAMRAELALARP from the coding sequence ATGCAGCCGTTCGCCATTGCTCCGTCGATCCTGTCCGCCGACTTCGCCCGCCTGGGCGAGGAAGTCGACAAGGTACTCGCCGACGGTGCCGATATCGTCCACTTCGACGTGATGGACAACCATTACGTGCCCAACCTGACCATCGGCCCGATGGTCTGTACGGCGCTGCGCAAGTACGGCATCACGGCGCCCATCGACGTGCACCTGATGGTCAGCCCGGTGGATCGCATCATCGGTGACTTCCTCGAAGCCGGTGCCAGCTACATCACCTTCCATCCCGAAGCCACCCAGCACATCGACCGCTCACTGCAACTGATCAAGGACGGCGGCGCCAAGGCCGGCCTGGTGTTCAACCCGGCGACCTCGCTGGACGCACTCAAGTACGTCATGGACAAGATCGACATGGTGCTGCTGATGAGCGTCAACCCCGGCTTCGGCGGGCAGAAATTCATTCCCGGCACCCTGGACAAGCTGCGCGAGGCGCGCGCGCTGATCGACGCCAGCGGCCGCGACATCCGTCTGGAGATCGACGGCGGCGTGAATGTGCAGAATATCCGCGCCATCGCCGAAGCCGGTGCCGACACCTTCGTCGCCGGGTCGGCGATCTTCAACCAGCCCGACTACAAGGCGGTGATCGACGCCATGCGCGCAGAACTGGCCCTGGCCCGCCCATGA
- a CDS encoding DUF4351 domain-containing protein, whose product MSRKRSHDQNFKNLILDYPRQALAFFAPAESGGIDATARITPLRQEQLKERLGERFRELDVPLLVEWPDGRREALLFVLEEESDPGRFSIHRLVHYCTDLAELFDTHRVVPVVIFLRSDQSIASRLRLGGERHCYLDFNYLACHLKRIPWLEHRDSDNLVARLNLPNMQWNDSEKIDVYARAIQGLLALEQNIEKRLKYIDFVDIYTSLDDNQRKIYQSRYPQEGNAMATLTERLLDEGAQQGSQAMLQKLLTLRFGPLDSTTLQRLRSAHGEELDHWAENLLEAQSLEEVFSRH is encoded by the coding sequence ATGTCGAGGAAGCGCAGTCATGACCAGAACTTCAAGAACCTTATCCTCGACTATCCACGTCAGGCTCTGGCGTTCTTCGCCCCAGCCGAGTCCGGGGGCATCGACGCAACGGCCCGTATCACGCCGCTGCGCCAGGAGCAGTTGAAGGAGCGCCTGGGCGAACGCTTTCGCGAACTGGATGTTCCCCTTCTGGTGGAATGGCCGGACGGGCGACGCGAAGCCCTGTTGTTCGTACTGGAGGAAGAGAGCGATCCCGGCCGTTTCTCCATCCATCGGCTGGTCCACTATTGCACGGACCTCGCGGAGCTCTTCGATACCCACCGGGTAGTGCCCGTGGTGATATTCCTGCGCAGCGACCAAAGCATCGCATCCCGACTCCGCCTGGGCGGCGAACGCCACTGCTACCTGGATTTCAACTACCTCGCCTGCCACCTGAAAAGGATTCCCTGGCTGGAACATCGCGATAGCGACAATCTGGTCGCCCGCCTCAACCTGCCCAACATGCAGTGGAACGACAGCGAGAAGATCGACGTCTACGCCCGGGCCATCCAGGGCCTGCTTGCCTTGGAGCAGAATATTGAAAAGCGGCTGAAATACATCGACTTCGTCGACATCTACACTAGCCTTGACGATAATCAACGGAAAATCTACCAGTCACGCTACCCGCAGGAGGGCAACGCCATGGCCACACTGACCGAACGGTTGCTGGACGAAGGTGCCCAGCAAGGCTCCCAGGCCATGCTGCAGAAACTGCTCACCCTCCGTTTCGGACCGCTGGATTCGACGACTCTGCAGCGCCTGCGCTCCGCCCATGGCGAAGAGCTGGACCATTGGGCGGAGAACCTGCTGGAGGCGCAGAGCCTGGAAGAGGTGTTCTCCCGTCACTGA
- a CDS encoding sigma-70 family RNA polymerase sigma factor → MPVDPPHHQLSALYQAHHAWLQGWLRKRLGDSEHAADLAQDTFMRLLERDELEALRQPRAYLASVAQNVLYNHLRRKKLEQAYLQALAQVPEACAPSLEERAILMETLVALDRLLDGLPVPVRKAFLWSQLEGWTQERIARQLGVSLTTVKRYIVKAGQQCFFADEG, encoded by the coding sequence ATGCCCGTCGATCCACCTCATCATCAGTTGTCCGCGCTCTACCAGGCCCACCATGCATGGCTCCAGGGCTGGTTGCGCAAGCGCCTGGGCGATTCCGAACATGCTGCCGACCTGGCGCAGGACACCTTCATGCGCCTGCTGGAGCGGGACGAGCTGGAGGCCCTGCGCCAGCCGCGCGCCTACCTGGCCAGCGTGGCGCAGAACGTGCTCTACAACCACCTGCGGCGCAAGAAACTGGAACAGGCCTACCTGCAGGCGCTGGCCCAGGTGCCGGAAGCCTGTGCGCCCTCGCTGGAGGAGCGCGCCATCCTGATGGAGACCCTGGTGGCGCTGGACCGACTGCTGGATGGCCTGCCGGTACCGGTGAGGAAGGCGTTTCTCTGGTCGCAACTGGAAGGTTGGACCCAGGAGCGCATCGCCCGGCAACTGGGCGTGTCGCTGACCACCGTCAAGCGCTATATCGTCAAGGCTGGCCAGCAGTGTTTCTTCGCCGATGAAGGCTGA
- a CDS encoding FecR domain-containing protein yields MKAEPIAPEIAQRAVEWLVELQSSAADESTHQALRRWREADPRHERAWQRIEAFHGRFSSLDTPTRQTLSTAAQAPAHSPERRQAIRTLAVLLFAGGTAWGLREHTPWPAWTADLRTGTGQRTRMELADGSVLQLNSGSAVDVRYDARQRCIHLHEGEILVETAPDAAGRPFLVQCRDGRAQALGTRFSLRQWPDDSLLAVHEGAVAVYPALQQDSRRVNSGEQLRFDRQGWGESSAVRPGDLAWLQGMLVADGMRLADLLGELQRHRPGRLTCAEAVADLRVSGTYPLENTDRAIETLASTLGLRSRYFTRYWVSLEPSA; encoded by the coding sequence ATGAAGGCTGAACCCATCGCCCCCGAGATCGCCCAGCGGGCGGTCGAGTGGCTGGTCGAGCTGCAGAGCAGTGCGGCTGATGAGAGCACGCACCAGGCCCTGCGCCGCTGGCGCGAAGCCGACCCTCGGCATGAACGGGCCTGGCAGCGTATCGAAGCCTTCCATGGTCGCTTCTCCAGCCTGGATACGCCGACGCGCCAGACCCTCAGCACAGCGGCCCAGGCGCCGGCGCACAGCCCCGAGCGGCGCCAGGCGATCCGCACGCTCGCCGTGTTGCTGTTCGCCGGCGGTACGGCCTGGGGCCTGCGCGAACACACGCCCTGGCCAGCCTGGACCGCCGACCTGCGCACCGGCACGGGACAGCGCACGCGCATGGAACTGGCCGATGGCAGTGTCCTGCAACTCAACAGCGGTTCCGCCGTGGACGTTCGTTATGACGCACGGCAGCGCTGCATCCACCTGCACGAAGGTGAAATCCTGGTCGAGACCGCGCCTGATGCCGCGGGCCGGCCCTTCCTGGTGCAGTGCCGCGATGGCCGGGCGCAGGCCTTGGGTACGCGCTTCAGCCTGCGTCAGTGGCCGGACGACAGCCTGCTGGCAGTACACGAGGGGGCGGTGGCGGTGTATCCGGCGCTGCAACAGGATTCGCGTCGAGTGAACAGCGGCGAGCAGTTGCGCTTCGACCGCCAGGGCTGGGGCGAGTCAAGCGCGGTGCGTCCCGGCGACCTGGCCTGGCTGCAAGGCATGCTGGTCGCCGATGGTATGCGCCTGGCCGACCTGCTGGGCGAACTGCAGCGGCACCGCCCGGGGCGCCTGACCTGCGCGGAGGCGGTCGCCGACCTGCGGGTGTCCGGCACCTATCCACTGGAAAACACGGACCGGGCAATCGAAACCCTGGCCAGCACGCTGGGGCTGCGGTCGCGCTATTTCACGCGTTACTGGGTCAGCCTGGAGCCAAGTGCATGA
- a CDS encoding TonB-dependent receptor: protein MATPMKPRTFFARSALALAVAASAVPAALVSVSAQAQSQQQEFNIQAGALGDALNRFGQQAGILLSYPSSLTDGRRSPGLQGQYGVDEGLTRLLSGTGLQAQRQANGGYALVLVEALSLEATQISSSALVRRMDTEGSGSYTSKAMQTATKLPLSIRETPQSVTVITRQRMDDQAMNNLEDVVQSTPGLSLIKAGPERPTFYARGFQVDNIMYDGLPTSTVSGFTQDTIASADLAIFDRAEVVRGATGLMQGAGNPAAAINLVRKRPTEETRIKVTGSVGSWDRYRTDVDASSALNSTGTLRGRIVTAYENNKSFEDVVDKERGLIYGILEAELTERTVFTFGASMQNDNSTKGWGGIPVAADGSDLNLSRSTYLGNTWDYWDQNNTFAFAGLEHRFDNGWKVNLTANKIWARLNLLATKVYLRNGSYDQGVGDYSYVDNQSSYDVYASGPFQLFGHEHELVVGANHREELFDGHGGGAYTHIGMDLGNWNPGVVPKPNVGEAWLQKNDETQQGIYTTARFSLADPLTAIIGGRLDWYDYEGESVWSDEQYKVTRHITKYAGLIYDLDAQHSVYVSYTDIFKPQNAFDSGNRLLKPIEGTNYEVGIKGEYFDGALNASAAVFRIDQENRAKELDDQSQCPGFANFVTCFEAAGKVRSEGVELELQGAITPGWQLAAGYTFTEAKYRKDANPENEGRLFDSALPRHLFKVSTTYQLSGAWQRWRVGGALYRQNSVYSKGINGTTAYHIEQDGYTLVDLSLGFKPTEKIDAQLNLNNALDKKYYQSINTSPARAESIYGAPRNLMVTVKYDF from the coding sequence ATGGCCACACCGATGAAACCCCGTACGTTCTTCGCACGCAGCGCCTTGGCCCTGGCGGTTGCTGCCAGTGCTGTGCCCGCTGCACTGGTATCCGTATCGGCGCAGGCGCAAAGCCAGCAACAGGAATTCAATATCCAGGCAGGTGCGCTGGGCGATGCACTCAACCGTTTTGGCCAACAGGCCGGCATCCTGCTGTCCTATCCCTCGTCGTTGACCGATGGGCGGCGCAGCCCAGGATTGCAAGGGCAGTACGGTGTCGACGAAGGGCTGACGCGGCTGCTGTCCGGTACCGGCCTGCAAGCGCAACGACAGGCGAATGGCGGCTATGCGCTGGTTCTGGTGGAGGCGTTGAGTCTGGAGGCGACGCAGATATCCAGTAGTGCGCTGGTCCGGCGGATGGACACCGAGGGTAGTGGCTCTTACACCAGCAAAGCGATGCAGACGGCGACCAAACTACCTCTTTCCATTCGAGAGACGCCGCAGTCGGTGACCGTGATCACTCGGCAGAGAATGGATGACCAGGCGATGAACAACCTTGAGGACGTCGTGCAGAGTACGCCTGGTCTCAGCCTGATCAAGGCCGGTCCTGAGCGCCCGACGTTCTATGCACGCGGTTTCCAAGTCGACAACATCATGTATGACGGTCTGCCAACCAGCACCGTTTCCGGGTTTACTCAGGACACCATCGCATCGGCGGACCTGGCAATTTTCGATCGGGCAGAGGTAGTGCGCGGCGCCACTGGCCTGATGCAGGGGGCGGGTAATCCGGCAGCGGCGATCAATCTGGTACGTAAACGCCCTACCGAAGAAACACGTATCAAAGTCACCGGCAGTGTTGGCAGTTGGGATCGTTATCGCACTGATGTGGATGCTTCCAGTGCTTTGAACAGCACTGGAACGTTGCGTGGGCGGATCGTCACCGCTTATGAAAACAACAAAAGCTTTGAGGATGTCGTGGACAAGGAACGCGGCCTCATTTACGGAATTCTCGAGGCCGAGCTGACGGAAAGAACCGTGTTTACCTTCGGCGCGTCAATGCAGAACGACAACAGCACCAAGGGTTGGGGCGGGATACCGGTTGCAGCCGATGGCAGCGATCTCAATCTGTCGCGCTCCACTTACCTGGGTAACACCTGGGACTACTGGGATCAGAACAACACGTTCGCCTTCGCCGGACTGGAGCATCGCTTTGACAACGGTTGGAAAGTCAATCTGACGGCCAACAAGATCTGGGCGCGCCTGAACCTCCTGGCCACCAAGGTCTATCTGCGCAATGGCAGTTATGACCAAGGCGTTGGCGACTACAGCTATGTCGATAATCAAAGCAGTTATGACGTTTATGCGAGCGGTCCTTTCCAACTGTTCGGTCACGAACATGAGTTGGTTGTCGGCGCCAACCACCGTGAGGAACTCTTCGATGGGCATGGTGGCGGTGCTTACACGCATATCGGTATGGATCTCGGCAACTGGAATCCGGGCGTGGTGCCCAAGCCCAATGTGGGTGAAGCCTGGTTGCAGAAGAACGACGAGACTCAGCAAGGCATCTACACCACCGCACGCTTCAGCCTTGCCGATCCGCTTACAGCCATTATCGGTGGGCGACTGGATTGGTACGACTACGAAGGAGAAAGCGTCTGGTCCGACGAGCAGTACAAGGTTACGCGGCACATCACCAAGTATGCGGGCCTGATCTACGACTTAGATGCTCAACACTCGGTCTACGTCAGTTACACCGATATTTTCAAACCACAGAACGCGTTCGACAGTGGCAACCGTTTGCTCAAACCTATTGAGGGCACGAACTACGAGGTTGGTATCAAGGGGGAGTATTTCGACGGTGCCCTGAACGCCTCAGCCGCAGTATTTCGCATCGATCAGGAGAATCGTGCCAAGGAGCTTGACGACCAGAGCCAGTGCCCCGGTTTTGCCAACTTCGTCACCTGTTTTGAAGCCGCCGGGAAAGTGCGCAGCGAGGGTGTCGAGTTGGAGCTTCAAGGGGCCATAACCCCAGGTTGGCAACTGGCGGCTGGTTACACCTTCACCGAAGCTAAATATCGCAAGGATGCCAATCCGGAGAACGAGGGGCGGTTGTTCGACAGTGCCTTGCCACGACATCTGTTCAAGGTTTCAACCACTTATCAGCTGTCGGGCGCGTGGCAGCGGTGGCGGGTAGGCGGGGCTCTGTATCGGCAGAACTCGGTATACAGCAAAGGTATCAACGGAACTACGGCCTACCATATCGAGCAGGACGGCTACACGCTTGTGGATCTGAGCCTTGGTTTCAAACCCACGGAAAAGATCGATGCCCAGCTCAACCTGAATAACGCACTCGACAAGAAGTACTACCAGAGCATCAACACCAGTCCAGCCAGGGCGGAAAGCATATATGGCGCTCCGCGGAATCTTATGGTGACAGTGAAATATGACTTCTAA
- a CDS encoding DUF3392 domain-containing protein, whose amino-acid sequence MDILLDLIASLSRWSRSHLYDISLAFMATLFVLFGPALNAWVQRNIGGLNFLLRTLLFVVFCALVYGLGIVYLTPWLSKGLAQLNNFTLSPVLLLMFLIVGVIADRN is encoded by the coding sequence ATGGACATCCTGCTCGACCTGATCGCCAGCCTCTCGCGCTGGAGCCGCAGCCACCTCTACGATATTTCCCTGGCCTTTATGGCGACCCTGTTCGTGCTGTTCGGCCCGGCGCTCAATGCCTGGGTACAGCGCAATATCGGCGGCCTCAATTTCCTGCTGCGCACCCTTTTGTTCGTCGTCTTCTGCGCCCTGGTCTACGGCCTGGGCATCGTCTACCTGACGCCCTGGCTGAGCAAAGGCCTGGCGCAGTTGAACAACTTCACACTGTCGCCAGTGCTGTTGCTGATGTTTCTGATCGTCGGGGTGATTGCGGATCGGAATTGA